CAATGATCGGCTTTACGTGATCGATGCAAGCCAAGATGGGATTTGGAATGGCGCCTGGGGAGTGGTGCGGAGCTACGACCAGAAACAGGCCGATCTCGTGCCACTGCCGAACCATCCTCAGCCGTCTCATTTACCGGCCGGTTCCGCCTGTCCCGCCTCCGCGCCGGTGCGGTCGTACCATGTCGCGGCGGTGTTGGCGAACCAGGTGCTCGATCCGGTGCCGGGCATCTCGATTCCTCCGGCGGCCCCTGGCAGCACCCTTGATCCGAAGGGTGGCACGCTCGTCTATAATCCCCGGCAGACGCAGTTGACGCTGCTCATCGATGGGAAGCCCACCTCCTTTGGCGCCGGGCCCTTGCACGATCCGACGGCGATCCTGTTCGTGCGGCTTTCCGATCTCGACCCGGCCACCGGCAAGCTTAAACCCGGCGCACCGTTGGAGCCGGTCGTCATCCGAGCCGCGGCGGGCGACTGTGTGCAGGTCGCCTTGTACAACAGGCTGCCGGTCAAGCAGAGCCAAATGCCGGACCTGGATGGCTACACGGCCCTCTCCGGAACCGTCATCCGCGACCATGGGACCGGGGCATCGAGTATGACCACGTTCAATAACAATCTCATCAGGCCGTCGAACGTGATCGGTCTCCATCCCCAGATGGTGCACTATGACATCCAGGCATCGGACGGTGACACAGTCGGCGTCAACCTGGTTGGCGGAGTGGCGCCTGGCGGTGTCAAACTCTACCAATGGTACGCGGGCGTGCTGGATACGGAAACAGCAGGACCGCTGTGTCCTGATTATGCCGGGAACGACCTCGCGCGACAGTTCGACCGGCTGAGTCTCTTCACCCGTGAGCCCCGCTTGCGGCCGTTGAACGAGTTCATGACGCAGGAACTCTTTGCCAACGTTGCCACGGCCATCTTGGAACGGGCGCTGCGGCAAGATCTGAGGATCACCCAGCATCACCTGACAACAGGCGGTGTGCAAATCCACCGGACGAGCGAGCCAACCGGCGGTCCTGCAAAGGTATCACCTTCCATTGAGAGCATGCCGGCCTCACCGCCGGTGGTCGCGCAAACCCAGGAGCCTCAGCAAATCATCCCCTCGCTGGTGAGACAGTTGACGGCTGCCGTTCAGAACGCCCAATGTTTCGAAGAACCGCCGACAGGTGGGATTCAGGGACTCGCTCAAGGGCTCACGGTCGTGAGGCCCGGGAACGACGGAACGTTCCTGGCGGACGACGGAAAGCAACCGCGCGTCCAACATGACGGCGCTCCCCTGCTCTCGCCCAAGAGCCAGTTCGATCCGCTGGCGCTCATGCCGCAGCGGCAACGGTGCCGAGAGCAGTTGCACGGTGAGTTCGTCCGGACTCTCAGCCGGGTGCTCACAGGCAATACTCTTGAAGTGGTGGCCCTCCGGTTGGCGGAGAGTTTTAAGTACGAAGTGGTGGGTGTGGCACCCGGTTCCGACGGCCGAGCCGAGTACGGTTGGCGGCTCGATCGGTATCCCGATTACACGCCGAACACGACCCGCCTTGTCATGCCCGGGACGAAACAATGTCGCTTCGTCCCGGTCGAGTTCGGCGCGAGCAACCTCACGCCGCCGGACCGGATCAAACAAGGACAAAAGGCCGCCGTGGGGGCCATGGTGATCGAACCGGAAAAGTCGATCTGGCTTGAAACGTTCGACGATTGGGCCATGGATCGGCAAGATCCCACTCAGAAGCGCCGAAGCCGGGCCACGGCGACGGTCACCTATCCGACAATCGAAGGAGAGGCGCCAAAACATCGAGCCTTCCGCGAGATCGCGCTGGTCCATCAAAAGGGATTGAACCTACGAAATGCGAAGGGCGATGCCCTGGCCAATTTGGCGGCGGAGAAGGCGGAGGCCGAAGAGCCGAGCGACCGGACCGTGCCGGAAGACGCGCATGACGCGGGGCACATGGCGATCAACTACGGCACGGAGCCGATGTGGTTCCGGTTCGGCCTGCCGCCCGATGCCCCCTTTGGGCGCGAGGGTTTTGCCGGCGCCGTCCATGCTTGGCAGGCCTTCTCCAACTCCTGTTGCTCGACCGGCGGCAGTGTCACGACCACGTCGCAACCGGTGGGTGATCCGGCCGTGCCGATCCTGCGAGTCAGGCCCGGCGGTGAATTGCGACTCCGTACCGTCATGCCGACCGGCGTGGGGCGAGGAACGGTCATGGACCTACATGGCCACCACTGGGCGAGGGATCCCTACTTGGCCGAACGGCTGGGACCGGGTGGCCTCCCCAACGGCTCTCGTCCCGCCGACTGGGGGGTGGGATCTCAATGTCTCGGGCGCAACCCGCTCAATTTTGCCCGTGGTGGGCAAGAGAGCATGACGCCGATGGCGCACTTTGACCTCGTCATGCCAAGGGCCGGCGGCAGACATCTGGTCAAAGGCGACTATCTGTACCGCGACCATGCCGGCTTCGGCATCACGAACGGCCTCTGGGCTCTCGTGCGTGTCGAGGGGCTCCCTCTGTTCTCCTCCGGCTTGCGATCGTCCTGTCGAGTGCCATGAGGGAGCGCGTCGCTCGGTGGGTGGTCGGCGTGATGATGTTGGGCTGGCTCGGCGCGCCGGCGCCGAGCGTCCGGGATACAGCCTTCGCCTTGGTCCTCATGGACCAGACGATCGAGACAGAAGGTGTCACGCTGCGCGTCCAACTGGAGCGGGATGACGATCGGGATGGCAATGGATCAGCCCCCGTTTCCCGAGCGGATCGTCCTGTCCGACTGACCATCGAAGCGAAGCGAGCGCCGGACGGGACGCCGCTCACCCAATGGTGGCCCGGCGCCTGGATCGATTGGCAGATCGATCCCCTCTCCGGTTCCGTGCCCACCTGCTCGCAGCGGATCGGCCGGTACCTTGGTGGCTCACTCCTGGCTCGTCCCCTTGTTGATCTGACTGGCTCCTACGTCGTGACCATGGACCAGGAGCCAAGTCTCTCGGTCCTCGACCCTTCCGTCAATTTCGCTGGCCGCAGCAGCCTCTATCGATCCGTTTCTCTACCCGCTCCCGCCGCAGACTGGGCCTCGACCCCGGATGATCGATGGCTGGCGGCGGCGGTGCCGGACGCGAAGGCGGTGGTTGTGGTCGGGACCGGCGACTTTACAATCGCCCATCGGATCGACCGGCCTCGCCGCCCCCGTCAGGTCTTGATGCAACCACAGAGCCGGCTCGTATGGATCAGCGAGCTTGAAGATCAAGCAGGTGGAAAGGGCCAAGGGTGGCTCACTGCCATCGATACGGCCGCCTGGTCGATCGTGGAGTCGTTTCCTGTAGGGGAGGGGCTCCCCCTCGTGACGTTCGCAGTCGATGGCCCGTGGGTCTACGCCGCAAGCCGTTCGGCTCGCCAACTGACCATCATCGACTCGCAGCGCATGGTGGTCCAGCGGGCGGTGCCGTTGGACTTTGCTCCAACCGGCCTGGCCGCTACTCTCTCTCAGCCCGCTCAGCCCGCCCCGTCTGCTCAACCAACTCAGCCTGCCCAGCCAGCCGAGCCCATGCTCTGGGTGGTGGATGGCAAAAGGGGCCGATTCGTTCGGTTCGATGTCGAAGGGCGTGAGAGGGATCGCATCGCTGTGGCCCAGACCTTGGAGTGGGCCTCGCTGAGCCCTGATGGCCGCTGGGTCGTGGTGGCCACCCCGCCGACCGGCCTGACGGCGATTGCCACGACCTCTCCCCATCGAATGGTTTCGATTCCGTTATCAGGCAAACCGAGCCATCTTCTCTGGTCGGACCAATTCGCCTATGTGCTCGTGCCGGAACAGGGGACGCTTAGCCTCTTCACTTGGCCGTCGCTCGGCGAGGGAGCACTGCCGATCAAATCGATCGCGATTGGAGCCAGTGCCTTGTCAGTCAAAGCGGGAGGGCCTGTGGCCTCCGCCATGGCACTGATGGCGGACGGCAAAGGCACGTTCATCGCCCACCCGACGGAGCGGATGATTTATACCTACATGGAAGGCATGAACGCCCCGAGCCAGGGAGTGCGAGCCTATGGCCACACCCCATTGGCCGTGAAGACGGTTCGCCGCACGTTTCACGAAATCGAACCGGGCATCTATCGCCAATGGGCCAGGCTCCCTGCATCCAGCGGACGGCTCATGCTGGCGATTGCGGGAGAGTCGCCATCGGTGCGAACTTGTCTCGGCTTGCCTCCGCTCGGTCAGGAGGCGCCTCGGCAGACTAAAGGGGGCTGGCAGTGGGCGGCGCTAAACAAACTTACGGCTCGTGTCGCCGAACACGTTACAATCCGCCTGACCAGGGAGTCGGTTGGCGAGGAGCGAGAGGACGGATCGCCGGCACATGTGACGCTCCGCCTCATGCGGGCGCGAGGCGGGCTCTACGACGAATGGCCGCTCCGTCGGCTTCCGGACAGTCCAAACGCCTACGAGGCCACGGGGACGGTGCGAGAAGCCGGTACCTATTTTCTCTATCCTACCGTCAACGGCCGACCCTCGTCTGTCCCAGGCACGTTGATCGTCGAGGAATGATCGAGGAATGATGAGGCCCGGAACAGACAACCTACCGGTCAGGACGTTGCCGCTCTTCGTTCTTCTGGGGTGGCTCGTCGGAGGCCTGATGGTGGAGCCGGTCATGGCTGAGGAGGTCCCGAACACCATGGTGGCGATCGACTGCCCGGATGTCCCGGTGCAGGATCAGCAAGGCCATGCCGGTTCATTTCACGAGGTGACGGGCGACCGTTTGGTGATCCTGACCTTCACCTATGGCACCTGTCGGACCGCCTGTCCGATCGTCAACGGGCTCCTGGCTTCGGTCTATCATCACCTGGGCCCGCGAGTCGGTCGAGACGTGGTGGTGGTCTCGGTCTCGGTTGACCCCGAACATGACCGGCCCGAGCAGTTGGCGGAGCACCATCGGACATTCGGAGATCTGCCGCACTGGTATCGTCTGACAGGAGATCGAACGGACCTGGCAAGACTCTGGCGGGCGTTCGGCATCCGAGTGAGCCAAGACCCAGGCACCCATGCGAGCGACATCTTCATCGGCAGTCCGGTACGAGGAACCTGGCGACGGGTCTCAGGTCTCCTCTCGCCTCAATCCATCGTTCAGGCACTCGATGATACTCACCAGATCATGGTTCAGTGACCATCGTTCGCAACTCCGCCACGGTCTCATCATGGCGGCAGTGGCCGGATGGTTGATCGGGCCGGCCGTTGATGCCCCTCAGGCTGCCGAGCCGATCCCATCGGATGAACGGGCGCGACAGTATTTTACCGATGAACCAGTGGTCGATCAGGATGGGCGCTCCCACCGGTTCTATAGTGACCTGCTCGCGGGCCACACGGTGTTGATCCATGCCTTTTACGCCCAGTGCCGCGAAGCCTGTCCGCTCCAAGTGGATCGGTTGCGCCTGGTGCGGACACGACTGGGCTCGGTCTTCGGATCGACGGTGCGGTTTCTCTCCTTGAGCGTCGATGTGGCGCACGATCAACCGGAACAGCTTAAGACCTTCGCGCATCGCCACGGGGCAGACGAACCGGGCTGGTACTTTCTCTCCGGCCATCCCGTGCGATTCTCGCTTGTCCTCAAGCGGCTTGGGCTCTGGACCGACGACCCGTCGGATCATCAGACCCTGTTCATCGTCGGCAGGCCCGCCACCAAACATTGGAAAAAACTCCGTCCCGATGCCTCGCCCGAGGAGGTGGCACGGGCGCTTATCCAATTGGCCGATGAATGAGAGGACGGGCAGTTCGCGGCCAGGCCTGCTTTGCATTCTGAGTCTGGTGTTGGGGCTCGCGAGTTCGTTCGTCGCCGGAGGTCTGGCTTCGCCGAGGGCTGGCGAGACGGCTCTCATCCTAGGCCGAGCCCTGTATGAGCAGGGACGGGGCGTCGGCGATCGTGAGATCCAGGGGAAACTGGGCAATGGAGTCGAACTCACCGGCTCGGCGGCTGCGTGCGCCAACTGCCATGGTCGCGATGGGCGTGGATTGAACGAAGGGGGACTCCGCGCGCCGGATATCCGCTGGAGCACCTTGACCGATCGATTTGCTCCAGTTCGGCAAGGTCCTGCTGCTGTGTCCTATGATCAATCCAGCCTGGCGCAAACCCTGACGACTGGCCAAAGACCCGACGGATCGATGCTCGGTCCCGCCATGCCGCGATTCGATCTGAGAGAAGCGGAAGTCTCCGCCCTGGTCGAGCAGTTGATCGCCCTGTCGGCCACGGCCTCCTTCACGACTCTTCCACGACCGATCATTCTAGGCCTGGTTCCCCAGGCTGGACGGGATCGCATGGCCGATCAGTTGGTTCGACGTATCGACCAGTGTCCGGAAACGATGCAGCCCCAACCGACCTCGTCGATCCGTTGGGTTCGCTATCAAGACCCAGACGACGCCCTTCGGCAACTGGAGGAGATCCGGTCCCGAGAGGCTGATCTGATCCTCGTTACGCCTTACCTGGTCGGCTGGGAAGACCGTTTTGCCGAATGGACCGCGTCACGGCCCGTCACGGTTGTGCTACCCGTTGCCTTCAGGAGTCCGGAAGAATCAGAACCGTGGCTCTATCGCTTGCCTGGCCTCGAACGGCAAGTGGAACGGCTGATTGAGGAGGCAGCCGAGCACAGCCCCGGCGGTGTCACGGTCGCGATCGATCCCCGTGATCCTCTGAGCCAGCACCTGGGCGCCGTGGCAGGGCGGATGGCCAAGACGTTGGACCTTCCTCTCGAACGGTGGCTGGCTCACGAGCGGACGCAGCGGCTTCGTCCTGGACGGCCACTCCTGTGGCTCCGTCCGATGAAGGAGATGGAACGGTTCGTGGGGTCTTCAATCCCCCGCACGATCTTGATCCCCAGCCTGTTCTATCAGCAATCGAGAGTGCCGAAAACCGGCCGGTGGGTAAAGACCGACTGGGTCGTGGCCTATCCGTACTCACCACGGGACTCTTCAACCGGTCGCTGGCTTGCGCCGGCGATGGTCTGGGGCCGAGCCGCCTGCAGGATTCTGGCTTCGCTGGCCGGCGACCCAAGCGGCGAGTTCGCCCGCCCGCTGAATCTCGCTCCGCTGCCGCTCGTCATCCTTCCTCGTCCGACGGATGTCGAGGCTCGCGCGATGGTGGGGATGCTCAGGAATCCTTCGACGGATTCCCAGTGAACGACCTGCCGCCTCCTTGCGAACACCGTCAGCCGAAATAGAAAAACGCCGGATCCGACGGCGGGACGGCGATGCCCAGCGTCGCGGGTTTGCTGCGGCCGTCGAGCGTGATGATGTGCACGCGGTCTTCCGTTGCCTCGATCAAACCCTGCAACGTCTCCGTCACGTCGGTCAGCTCAGCGGGCGTGAGCCAACATTCATAGACCGACTTCTGCCCGCCGGTGCTGTAGGCCTTGAGCACATCCCGCACCTTATGGAGGCGCCGTTGATCGCACACGTCATAGGCGATGAGATAGAGTCGCCGCATAGCCAAGCCCGTTATGTCTCGTCCAACGTTGCGAAGGCGATGGCCGGCTGCTCTCCGAGGATCGCGAGCACGACCTCGCGCAAATCCTGATAGCCGGCTTCGGTGCCCGAGGTCGTTCCATGCGCCAGCCACGACATGTTCCGAGCGGACTGGACTTGCTTAAACCGGTTCTGCTGTTGCTCGAACTGTTGGCCTTCCGGTTCGCCGAGGGCGGCCAAGAGGCGGTAACTGGCTTCGAGTGGCAGTTTGAGCGTGCCCCCGTCCTCCGGGCGATAGCGGGCCAGGAACTCGGCTCGCACCGTTTCCGGAATCGCCTCCACCGGCACTCGATCGGTTCCGCAGCCGAGCCGTCGCTCGATCGCAATCTGGGCTCCCAGCTCAAGTGCGCGATAAAGCCGGACGATCGCATCGTCGTAGCTGCCTTCCGTGGCCCGACGATCGGCATTGGCCAGCAGGTCGGCGATGAACAGCCGGTGGTAGCGGCGGAACCCACCGGTGTGTTTGGCGAGTTGTTCCAGCCAGGCGACATTGGCTTCCAGCATGGGAAGCACGGCGGCGTACCGAATGGCGGGATTGGCCTGTACCGCGATCGTCCAGCGGCTGCGGCAGCGCCCCAACACTTCCAAGGCACGTTGATATTCAAACCGCTCCCAGAGCAGATACCCTTTCGCCACTTCTCCGATCAGCTCGAAGGCCAAACGATCCGGCTCCGTGAGGGGTCTTGAAAGGACCGACCGAATGAGCGCCTGGGCTGCCGTGAACTGAAACGTGCGGAAGAAGAGCGCCAACCGTCTCCGCTCTTCGACAGCGAAGACTGCAAAGGGATCATCTCGCCTGATGATCGCCTCGCTGCCGGTGATGACCACCCCTCGCCCTTCCTTGGATCGTTCGCGCCCACCCACATAGACGAACGAAAACCCCTTGCCCACCGTGGCCAGGGCCAGCGCCGCGCTCATCACCTTGGTGCCGCCCGTGAAATCCACGGCCACGCGCTCGGGTGGAATGTGCAGGTCGGCGAGATGCTCGGCGCATCGAATCGCCTCGGCGTAACAGGTCACGAGATCCTGCGGGTCGCGCGTGATGACCTTGCGATCCCTCGTGGGAATACCCAGGTCTCGCACCTGATCCTTGATCGCGCCGATCTGTTCGACCGTCTGTTCCGATGCGAAGAAGATGACAACCGTCGGGCTATGTGCCCGAAGCGTCGTCACAATCGGCTCGATGGAGCCGCCTACCGAGACAATCATGGCGTGAACAGACGAGGTCCTCGTATCGGACATGCCGAACTCCTTCTTTGCACCTCTCTTACTCTCTTGGAGAGCCAGGGGCAAGCACGGAAACGTTGCCCTCGGGCTGGAGGACCACGGTGATTTGGTCCATCTGTCCGTCAACCATAAGGGACAAACGGCCTGACAAGAGGCCCTCCAACAGGCTCTACCACCGGTTGGATCGTCTCGTCTCCGACCACAATGC
This sequence is a window from Candidatus Nitrospira inopinata. Protein-coding genes within it:
- a CDS encoding YncE family protein yields the protein MRERVARWVVGVMMLGWLGAPAPSVRDTAFALVLMDQTIETEGVTLRVQLERDDDRDGNGSAPVSRADRPVRLTIEAKRAPDGTPLTQWWPGAWIDWQIDPLSGSVPTCSQRIGRYLGGSLLARPLVDLTGSYVVTMDQEPSLSVLDPSVNFAGRSSLYRSVSLPAPAADWASTPDDRWLAAAVPDAKAVVVVGTGDFTIAHRIDRPRRPRQVLMQPQSRLVWISELEDQAGGKGQGWLTAIDTAAWSIVESFPVGEGLPLVTFAVDGPWVYAASRSARQLTIIDSQRMVVQRAVPLDFAPTGLAATLSQPAQPAPSAQPTQPAQPAEPMLWVVDGKRGRFVRFDVEGRERDRIAVAQTLEWASLSPDGRWVVVATPPTGLTAIATTSPHRMVSIPLSGKPSHLLWSDQFAYVLVPEQGTLSLFTWPSLGEGALPIKSIAIGASALSVKAGGPVASAMALMADGKGTFIAHPTERMIYTYMEGMNAPSQGVRAYGHTPLAVKTVRRTFHEIEPGIYRQWARLPASSGRLMLAIAGESPSVRTCLGLPPLGQEAPRQTKGGWQWAALNKLTARVAEHVTIRLTRESVGEEREDGSPAHVTLRLMRARGGLYDEWPLRRLPDSPNAYEATGTVREAGTYFLYPTVNGRPSSVPGTLIVEE
- a CDS encoding SCO family protein, producing MMRPGTDNLPVRTLPLFVLLGWLVGGLMVEPVMAEEVPNTMVAIDCPDVPVQDQQGHAGSFHEVTGDRLVILTFTYGTCRTACPIVNGLLASVYHHLGPRVGRDVVVVSVSVDPEHDRPEQLAEHHRTFGDLPHWYRLTGDRTDLARLWRAFGIRVSQDPGTHASDIFIGSPVRGTWRRVSGLLSPQSIVQALDDTHQIMVQ
- a CDS encoding SCO family protein — protein: MAAVAGWLIGPAVDAPQAAEPIPSDERARQYFTDEPVVDQDGRSHRFYSDLLAGHTVLIHAFYAQCREACPLQVDRLRLVRTRLGSVFGSTVRFLSLSVDVAHDQPEQLKTFAHRHGADEPGWYFLSGHPVRFSLVLKRLGLWTDDPSDHQTLFIVGRPATKHWKKLRPDASPEEVARALIQLADE
- a CDS encoding cytochrome c family protein, producing the protein MNERTGSSRPGLLCILSLVLGLASSFVAGGLASPRAGETALILGRALYEQGRGVGDREIQGKLGNGVELTGSAAACANCHGRDGRGLNEGGLRAPDIRWSTLTDRFAPVRQGPAAVSYDQSSLAQTLTTGQRPDGSMLGPAMPRFDLREAEVSALVEQLIALSATASFTTLPRPIILGLVPQAGRDRMADQLVRRIDQCPETMQPQPTSSIRWVRYQDPDDALRQLEEIRSREADLILVTPYLVGWEDRFAEWTASRPVTVVLPVAFRSPEESEPWLYRLPGLERQVERLIEEAAEHSPGGVTVAIDPRDPLSQHLGAVAGRMAKTLDLPLERWLAHERTQRLRPGRPLLWLRPMKEMERFVGSSIPRTILIPSLFYQQSRVPKTGRWVKTDWVVAYPYSPRDSSTGRWLAPAMVWGRAACRILASLAGDPSGEFARPLNLAPLPLVILPRPTDVEARAMVGMLRNPSTDSQ
- the cas2 gene encoding CRISPR-associated endonuclease Cas2, which codes for MRRLYLIAYDVCDQRRLHKVRDVLKAYSTGGQKSVYECWLTPAELTDVTETLQGLIEATEDRVHIITLDGRSKPATLGIAVPPSDPAFFYFG
- a CDS encoding TIGR02710 family CRISPR-associated CARF protein; this encodes MSDTRTSSVHAMIVSVGGSIEPIVTTLRAHSPTVVIFFASEQTVEQIGAIKDQVRDLGIPTRDRKVITRDPQDLVTCYAEAIRCAEHLADLHIPPERVAVDFTGGTKVMSAALALATVGKGFSFVYVGGRERSKEGRGVVITGSEAIIRRDDPFAVFAVEERRRLALFFRTFQFTAAQALIRSVLSRPLTEPDRLAFELIGEVAKGYLLWERFEYQRALEVLGRCRSRWTIAVQANPAIRYAAVLPMLEANVAWLEQLAKHTGGFRRYHRLFIADLLANADRRATEGSYDDAIVRLYRALELGAQIAIERRLGCGTDRVPVEAIPETVRAEFLARYRPEDGGTLKLPLEASYRLLAALGEPEGQQFEQQQNRFKQVQSARNMSWLAHGTTSGTEAGYQDLREVVLAILGEQPAIAFATLDET